From Orcinus orca chromosome 3, mOrcOrc1.1, whole genome shotgun sequence, a single genomic window includes:
- the IZUMO4 gene encoding izumo sperm-egg fusion protein 4 isoform X2, with protein sequence MALLLCLALTAALARGCLHCHGNFSEKFSFYRHHVNLKSWWVGDIPVSGSLLTDWSQDTMKELHLAIPAEITWEKLNQVANVVYQRMDQLYQGKLYFPGYFPNELRAIFREQVHLIQKAIIESRIDCQRHCGCGRLWCVTGIFQYETISCTNCTNSHVVCFGYSCESSAEWKAAVQGLLQHINNWSK encoded by the exons aTGGCGCTGCTGCTGTGCCTGGCCCTGACAGCGGCGCTGGCCCGCGGCTGCTTGCACTGCCACGGCAACTTCTCGGAGAAGTTCTCCTTCTACCGCCATCACGTGAACCTCAAGTCCTGGTGGGTGGGCGACATCCCCGTGTCGGGCTCGCTGCTCACTGACTGGAGCCAGGACACAATGAAGGAGCTGCACCTGGCCATCCCCGCGGAGATCA CCTGGGAGAAGCTGAACCAAGTGGCGAACGTCGTGTACCAGAGAATGGATCAACTGTACCAGGGGAAGCTGTATTTCCCTG GGTATTTTCCCAACGAGCTGCGAGCTATCTTCCGGGAGCAGGTGCACCTCATCCAGAAAGCCATCATCGAAA GCCGCATCGACTGTCAGCGTCACTGCG GGTGCGGCCGCCTCTGGTGTGTTACAGGCATCTTCCAGTACGAGACCATCTCCTGCACCAACTGCACGAACTCACACGTCGTCTGCTTTGGCTACAGCTGCGA GTCGTCGGCAGAGTGGAAGGCAGCAGTGCAGGGCCTCCTCCAGCACAT AAATAACTGGAGCAAGTAA